In Kryptolebias marmoratus isolate JLee-2015 linkage group LG20, ASM164957v2, whole genome shotgun sequence, a genomic segment contains:
- the map6d1 gene encoding microtubule-associated protein 6 homolog isoform X1: protein MAWPCISRVCCLARFWNQFDKSDLSVPLTIQNYSDISEQEVRSVTKQLTDSESRPAPAPDPRARGSPQRAPAADGTRGALAARRDKPPGDYQPFPGVTQYKQDFKPWPIPRKENFPWIGNGRSSPGGDRDQRRWGEQQGMEETNTSSYRQEYRPWTGVKPAKSARKPPAAQYSSPGTEPTHVPRETSYRAAYSGEVSRSTGLHQAEPILPPAASNVQPPPAATQHPPTAPHVGSSPSSLQQSILPERTEDSGATRRDEHLVRTKLSPNPSAVFQSGSRVFNI, encoded by the exons ATGGCTTGGCCGTGCATCAGCAGGGTCTGCTGCCTGGCTCGCTTCTGGAACCAGTTCGACAAGTCGGACCTGTCCGTCCCGCTGACCATCCAGAACTACTCGGACATCTCGGAGCAGGAGGTGCGCTCCGTCACCAAGCAGCTCACCGACTCGGAGTCCCGCCCGGCCCCGGCCCCGGACCCCCGCGCCAGGGGCTCCCCGCAGCGCGCGCCCGCAGCGGACGGGACCCGGGGAGCGCTCGCGGCGCGGAGGGACAAGCCCCCCGGGGACTACCAGCCCTTCCCCGGCGTCACCCAGTACAAGCAGGACTTCAAACCCTGGCCCATCCCCAGGAAGGAGAACTTCCCCTGGATCGGCAACGGGCGCAGCAGCCCCGGGGGGGACAGAGATCAGAGGAGGTGGGGGGAGCAGCAGGGGATGGAGGAGACCAACACCAGCTCCTACAG gcAAGAGTACAGGCCGTGGACGGGGGTGAAACCAGCCAAAAGTGCGAGGAAGCCCCCCGCAGCCCAGTACTCCAGCCCGGGAACAGAGCCCACCCACGTCCCGCGCGAGACCAGCTACCGGGCTGCCTACAGCGGCGAGGTCAGCAGGTCCACGGGCCTGCACCAGGCAGAGCCCATCCTCCCACCTGCCGCCTCCAATGTACAGCCTCCCCCTGCCGCCACCCAGCACCCCCCCACTGCCCCGCACGTCGGCAGCTCGCCCTCCAGCCTCCAGCAGAGCATCCTGCCTGAGAGGACCGAGGACAGTGGGGCCACCAGGAGAGAC
- the map6d1 gene encoding microtubule-associated protein 6 homolog isoform X2 codes for MAWPCISRVCCLARFWNQFDKSDLSVPLTIQNYSDISEQEVRSVTKQLTDSESRPAPAPDPRARGSPQRAPAADGTRGALAARRDKPPGDYQPFPGVTQYKQDFKPWPIPRKENFPWIGNGRSSPGGDRDQRRWGEQQGMEETNTSSYRQEYRPWTGVKPAKSARKPPAAQYSSPGTEPTHVPRETSYRAAYSGEVSRSTGLHQAEPILPPAASNVQPPPAATQHPPTAPHVGSSPSSLQQSILPERTEDSGATRRDTLFPSPLPYPPS; via the exons ATGGCTTGGCCGTGCATCAGCAGGGTCTGCTGCCTGGCTCGCTTCTGGAACCAGTTCGACAAGTCGGACCTGTCCGTCCCGCTGACCATCCAGAACTACTCGGACATCTCGGAGCAGGAGGTGCGCTCCGTCACCAAGCAGCTCACCGACTCGGAGTCCCGCCCGGCCCCGGCCCCGGACCCCCGCGCCAGGGGCTCCCCGCAGCGCGCGCCCGCAGCGGACGGGACCCGGGGAGCGCTCGCGGCGCGGAGGGACAAGCCCCCCGGGGACTACCAGCCCTTCCCCGGCGTCACCCAGTACAAGCAGGACTTCAAACCCTGGCCCATCCCCAGGAAGGAGAACTTCCCCTGGATCGGCAACGGGCGCAGCAGCCCCGGGGGGGACAGAGATCAGAGGAGGTGGGGGGAGCAGCAGGGGATGGAGGAGACCAACACCAGCTCCTACAG gcAAGAGTACAGGCCGTGGACGGGGGTGAAACCAGCCAAAAGTGCGAGGAAGCCCCCCGCAGCCCAGTACTCCAGCCCGGGAACAGAGCCCACCCACGTCCCGCGCGAGACCAGCTACCGGGCTGCCTACAGCGGCGAGGTCAGCAGGTCCACGGGCCTGCACCAGGCAGAGCCCATCCTCCCACCTGCCGCCTCCAATGTACAGCCTCCCCCTGCCGCCACCCAGCACCCCCCCACTGCCCCGCACGTCGGCAGCTCGCCCTCCAGCCTCCAGCAGAGCATCCTGCCTGAGAGGACCGAGGACAGTGGGGCCACCAGGAGAGAC